The Vidua macroura isolate BioBank_ID:100142 chromosome 4, ASM2450914v1, whole genome shotgun sequence genome window below encodes:
- the LOC128806034 gene encoding INSYN2B protein-like yields MVSREPVPGPAPAGEGSQEKAMTVRSVLLNRDSPDIESRLKRRRNRTQQVRFKDLVEAGAGRADSPPPGPAAGPGHNTARASPPPRDPPEPAALRASRRSWPQAQPGSLTLPIPRKACMSTAIQTSPSLQKPFPAPQPRSKSVCDVAEEDAVLPAAASARCPAAAVPTVASWAVPPRAPGSLPAQERTAVLAQHAKVRRTPPPPPPRDPPPPYQGTAGCPAARCAPPVQSCTPEPCPPPPACAQLRGSPRGNHGVTPRPASVPCGQPRPLSEQRGLGRSDSERTLPCGRPAPPCQPSPHRRQPVPATDTHGLRQPPQGNPPRDPPPPQHQLCATLWGGPCCASPAPIPAAPGWHSSAAGTPDKTPAALGTCSRLRAAEPGHGWAGPEGPREPLSTAPQGPSVGAQAAGWAAEAPRHGQPCRAAEASDTLQHVQDLLQLVVVAKGPVGPPARDEDARTSQGEGPRGPGEQGDLHSQLQSLEGVLETSQQTIRVLLDVIQDLEKKEAQRDGRHSYRTGQDIANCGTCRDCACIIYSVEHDFRQQEGRFQRVLSHIEGDTGPSSPPTALGAAGVALGAAGTTSPPRQEPSPVSRLPAKLDVKKSRRKCFWFL; encoded by the exons ATGGTCAGCCGTGAGCCcgtgcccggcccggcccccgccggCGAGGGCAGCCAGGAGAAAGCCATGACGGTGCGCTCGGTGCTGCTCAACCGCGACTCGCCCGACATCGAGAGCCGCCTCAAGCGCCGGCGCAACCGCACGCAGCAGGTCCGCTTCAAGGACCTGGTGGAggccggcgcggggcgggcggacAGCCCCCCGCCCGGGCCCGCGGCCGGCCCCGGCCACAACACCGCACGTGCCTCGCCgccccccagggacccccctgAGCCGGCGGCTCTCCGTGCCTCGCGGCGCAGCTGGCCCCAGGCGCAGCCGGGCTCGCTGACGCTGCCCATACCCAGGAAGGCGTGCATGAGCACCGCCATCCAGACCTCCCCCAGCCTCCAGAAGCCCTTCCcggccccccagccccgcagcaAGAGCGTCTGCGATGTGGCGGAGGAGGATGCGGTACTGCCCGCCGCGGCGAGCGCCCGGTGCCCGGCAGCGGCCGTGCCCACCGTGGCCAGCTGGGCCGTGCCCCCGCGGGCCCCCGGCAGCCTCCCCGCCCAGGAGCGCACCGCGGTCCTCGCCCAGCACGCCAAGGTGCGCCGCACACCACCACCGCCACCACCCAGGGACCCCCCTCCCCCTTACCAGGGCACGGCCggctgccccgctgcccgcTGCGCCCCTCCGGTGCAAAGCTGCACCCCCGAGCCCTGCCCgccacccccagcctgtgcccagctccGCGGGAGCCCCCGGGGCAACCACGGGGTCACCCCCCGCCCGGCCTCCGTGCCCTGCGGCCAGCCCCGGCCGCTCTCCGAGCAgcgggggctcggccggagcgACTCGGAGCGGACCCTGCCCTGCGGCCGCCCGGCGCCCCCGTGCCAGCCCTCGCCGCACCGCCGGCAGCCCGTCCCCGCCACGGACACCCACGGCCTCCGGCAGCCACCTCAGGGCAACCCCCCGCGGGACCCCCCGCCAccccagcaccagctctgcGCCACGCTGTGGGGGGGGCCCTGCTGCGCCTCGCCAGCCCCCATCCCAGCAGCGCCGGGCTGGCACAGCTCGGCCGCCGGCACGCCGGACAAGACACCAGCTGCCCTCGGCACCTGCAGCCGGCTCCGCGCCGCCGAACCCGGGCATGGCTGGGCAGGACCCGAGGGGCCCAGGGAGCCGCTGtccacagccccacagggcCCCAGCGTGGGGGCACAAGCGGCCGGGTGGGCAGCGGAGGCCCCCCGGCACGGACAGCCCTGCCGAGCCGCCGAGGCGTCGGACACGCTGCAGCACGTCCAGGACCTTCTGCAGCTGGTGGTGGTGGCCAAGGGGCCGGTGGGACCACCAGCGAGGGATGAGGACGCCCGGACATCTCAGGGAGAGGGCCCCCGGGGGCCCGGGGAGCAGGGGGACCTGCATTCCCAGCTGCAGTCCCTGGAAGGGGTGCTGGAGACCAGCCAGCAAACCATCCGGGTGCTGCTGGACGTCATCCAGGACCTGGAGAAGAAGGAGGCGCAGCGGGACGG GCGACACTCGTACCGGACCGGGCAGGACATCGCCAACTGCGGGACCTGCCGGGACTGTGCCTGCATCATCTACAG CGTGGAGCACGATTTCCGACAGCAGGAAGGTCGCTTCCAGCGGGTGCTGAGCCACATCGAGGGCGACACGGGGCCGAGCTCCCCCCCGACGGCGCTGGGGGCGGCGGGGGTGGCGCTGGGGGCGGCGGGGACCACCTCACCGCCCAGGCAGGAGCCGTCGCCCGTGTCGAGGCTGCCGGCAAAGCTGGACGTGAAGAAATCCCGGCGCAAATGCTTCTGGTTCCTGTGA